In Procambarus clarkii isolate CNS0578487 chromosome 36, FALCON_Pclarkii_2.0, whole genome shotgun sequence, one DNA window encodes the following:
- the LOC138371558 gene encoding uncharacterized protein MAL13P1.336-like produces MNMSLNLVNMNMSLNLVNMNMSLNLVNMNMSLNLVNMSMSLNLVNMNMSLNLVNMNMSLNLVNMNMSLNLVNMNMSLNLVNMNMSLNLVNMNMSLNLVNMNMSLNLVNMSMSLNLVNMNMSLNLVNMNMSLNLVKMKLTPEKVSDRVTSLPFIFSSF; encoded by the coding sequence ATGAACATGAGCCTTAATCTGGTGAACATGAACATGAGCCTTAATCTGGTGAACATGAACATGAGCCTTAATCTGGTGAACATGAACATGAGCCTTAATCTGGTGAACATGAGCATGAGCCTTAATCTGGTGAACATGAACATGAGCCTTAATCTGGTGAACATGAACATGAGCCTTAATCTGGTGAACATGAACATGAGCCTTAATCTGGTGAACATGAACATGAGCCTTAATCTGGTGAACATGAACATGAGCCTTAATCTGGTGAACATGAACATGAGCCTTAATCTGGTGAACATGAACATGAGCCTTAATCTGGTGAACATGAGCATGAGCCTTAATCTGGTGAACATGAACATGAGCCTTAATCTGGTGAACATGAACATGAGCCTTAATCTGGTGAAGATGAAATTGACTCCCGAGAAGGTGTCCGACAGGGtgacctccctccccttcatcttCTCTTCTTTTTAG